One region of Camelina sativa cultivar DH55 chromosome 6, Cs, whole genome shotgun sequence genomic DNA includes:
- the LOC104790185 gene encoding uncharacterized protein LOC104790185 yields MGVLKRRVSGSRGLGGVLREQRAKLYIIKRCVVMLLCWQD; encoded by the coding sequence ATGGGAGTTTTGAAGAGAAGAGTTTCGGGTAGCAGAGGTCTTGGAGGTGTTCTTAGAGAGCAAAGAGCTAAGCTTTACATCATCAAACGATGTGTTGTGATGCTCCTATGTTGGCAAGATTGA